The proteins below come from a single Candidatus Chlamydia sanziniae genomic window:
- the tal gene encoding transaldolase: protein MSSEFDQLKQWSTIVCDNGDPELVKASGAKDATTNPSLILKIAQEPRFQELLNEAVVWGIRQNGDDIQTLTFILDKIQINFGLEILKNISGRISLEIDARLAFNVEAMVQRAIFFTDLYEAMGGDKKRLLIKIPATWEGIQAVELLEAKGIACNVTLVFNLIQAIAAAEVKATIISPFVGRIYDWWIAAYGDEGYSIDADPGVSSVANIYAYYKKFNISTQIMAASFRMKEQVLALAGCDLLTVSPKILEELKKSQNPVIKKLDAAEAKKLDVQPIELTESVFRFLMNEDAMATEKLAEGVRIFAGDTQILETAVTEFIKQIGAEGT from the coding sequence ATGTCTAGCGAATTTGATCAACTAAAGCAATGGAGTACTATTGTTTGCGATAACGGAGATCCTGAATTAGTAAAAGCATCTGGGGCTAAAGATGCCACTACAAATCCCTCGTTGATCCTCAAAATTGCTCAAGAACCACGATTTCAAGAGTTATTAAATGAAGCTGTTGTCTGGGGAATTCGTCAAAACGGTGATGATATTCAAACCCTGACCTTCATTTTGGATAAGATTCAAATTAATTTTGGTTTGGAGATTCTTAAGAACATTTCTGGTCGAATTTCTCTGGAAATCGATGCGCGTCTAGCTTTCAATGTTGAAGCCATGGTACAACGCGCCATTTTTTTTACCGACCTTTATGAAGCTATGGGGGGAGACAAAAAACGCCTATTAATAAAGATTCCTGCGACATGGGAAGGTATCCAAGCTGTAGAGTTGTTAGAAGCAAAAGGCATTGCCTGTAATGTTACTTTGGTTTTTAACCTTATTCAAGCAATTGCTGCCGCCGAAGTCAAGGCGACGATAATTTCACCTTTTGTTGGTCGTATTTATGACTGGTGGATTGCAGCTTATGGAGATGAAGGATATTCTATAGATGCAGACCCTGGAGTTTCTTCAGTAGCAAATATTTATGCTTATTATAAAAAATTCAATATTTCTACTCAAATTATGGCAGCCTCTTTTCGCATGAAAGAACAAGTATTGGCTTTAGCGGGTTGTGATCTTTTAACAGTATCACCTAAAATATTAGAAGAATTGAAAAAATCTCAAAACCCTGTGATTAAAAAATTAGATGCTGCAGAAGCTAAAAAATTAGATGTGCAGCCTATAGAATTAACAGAAAGTGTATTTCGCTTTTTAATGAATGAAGATGCCATGGCGACAGAAAAGCTTGCCGAAGGGGTTCGTATATTTGCTGGAGATACCCAGATTCTTGAAACTGCAGTTACAGAGTTTATTAAGCAGATTGGTGCCGAAGGTACCTAA
- a CDS encoding ferredoxin has translation MNRNASLLVFSCPCCCKGSVSFSIFNLEDILICNSCDSAYTFDAVMRTAIRQFIALCKRIYEANSILGDAAVSVSIQDNNVDIPFQLLFSRFPVVLNLSLEGKQIAIRFIFDALKKTILHSESQVLT, from the coding sequence ATGAACCGTAATGCGTCGCTATTAGTGTTTTCTTGCCCTTGCTGTTGTAAAGGCTCTGTTTCCTTTTCTATTTTTAATTTAGAAGATATTCTTATTTGTAACTCTTGTGACTCTGCTTATACTTTTGATGCAGTTATGCGAACTGCTATCCGTCAGTTTATAGCCTTGTGTAAAAGAATCTATGAGGCGAACTCTATACTTGGAGATGCTGCAGTTTCAGTATCTATCCAAGATAATAATGTGGACATCCCTTTCCAACTGTTATTTTCGCGTTTTCCCGTAGTTTTAAACCTCTCTCTAGAAGGTAAACAAATTGCTATACGCTTCATTTTTGATGCTTTGAAAAAAACCATATTACATAGCGAAAGCCAAGTCCTCACTTAA
- a CDS encoding V-type ATP synthase subunit E: MTNLSADDKLKHICDTLRLETLKPAEEEASAVVQSAKEQAKRIIQEAQDQAKSILATAKETANQKIKQGEATLSQAGKRSLEALKQAVEHKIFKESLAEWLEHITTDPEVVAKLITALVQTVENQGIMGNLMASIGKQVNPRAVNELLGKAITTKLRKKGIVAGSFVGGVQLKIEEKNWVLDLSSDTLLDLFMRYLQKDFREMIFQDS, from the coding sequence ATGACAAATCTTAGCGCAGATGATAAACTTAAACACATTTGTGATACCTTGCGTTTGGAAACTTTGAAACCTGCAGAAGAAGAAGCTTCAGCAGTAGTGCAAAGTGCCAAAGAACAAGCTAAAAGAATCATACAGGAAGCTCAAGATCAAGCTAAAAGTATCCTTGCAACTGCAAAAGAAACAGCGAATCAGAAAATAAAGCAAGGGGAAGCTACTCTTTCTCAAGCAGGCAAGCGCTCTCTAGAAGCTTTAAAACAAGCCGTGGAGCATAAAATTTTCAAAGAATCTTTAGCAGAATGGCTTGAACATATCACTACGGATCCCGAAGTTGTTGCGAAATTAATCACAGCTTTAGTTCAAACTGTTGAAAATCAGGGCATCATGGGGAATCTTATGGCGTCAATAGGAAAACAGGTGAACCCACGCGCAGTGAACGAATTGCTAGGGAAAGCAATAACAACAAAATTACGAAAGAAAGGAATCGTTGCTGGCAGTTTTGTTGGCGGTGTTCAATTAAAAATTGAAGAGAAGAATTGGGTTCTAGACTTAAGCTCAGATACTCTCCTGGATCTCTTCATGCGGTATTTACAAAAAGACTTTCGTGAAATGATATTCCAGGATTCTTAG
- the rpoC gene encoding DNA-directed RNA polymerase subunit beta': MFGENSRDIGVLSKEGLFDKLEIGIASDVAIRDKWSCGEIKKPETINYRTFKPEKGGLFCEKIFGPTKDWECCCGKYKKIKHKGIVCDRCGVEVTLSKVRRERMAHIELAVPIVHIWFFKTTPSRIGNVLGMTASDLERVIYYEEYVVIDPGKTDLTKKQLLNDAQYREVIEKWSKDAFVAKMGGEAIYDLLKSEDLQSLLKELKERLRKTKSQQARMKLAKRLKIIEGFVSSSNNPEWMVLRNIPVVPPDLRPLVPLDGGRFATSDLNDLYRRVINRNNRLKAILRLKTPEVIVRNEKRMLQEAVDALFDNGRHGHPVMGAGNRPLKSLSEMLKGKNGRFRQNLLGKRVDYSGRSVIIVGPELKFNQCGLPKEMALELFEPFIIKRLKDQGSVYTIRSAKKMIQRGAPEVWDVLEEIIKGHPVLLNRAPTLHRLGIQAFEPVLIEGKAIRVHPLVCAAFNADFDGDQMAVHVPLSIEAQLEAKILMMAPDNIFLPSSGKPVAIPSKDMTLGLYYLMADPTYFPEEHGGKTKIFKDVIEVLRALNNGGFVDEICGTRRDETGRGIHIHERIKVRIDGQIIETTPGRVLFNRIVPKELGFQNYSMPSKRISELILQCYKKVGLEATVCFLDDLKDLGFIQATKAAISMGLKDVQIPEIKSKILQDAYDKVAIVRKQYDDGIITEGERHSKTISIWTEVSDQLSNALYIEISKQKRSKHNPLFLMIDSGARGNKSQLKQLGALRGLMAKPNGAIIESPITSNFREGLTVLEYSISSHGARKGLADTALKTADSGYLTRRLVDVAQDVIITEQDCGTLNHIEISAIRQGSEELLPLKDRIYGRTVAEDIYQPGDKSKLLAEIGDVLTSLQAEVIDDAGIEGIKIRSTLTCESSRGVCAKCYGLNLANGRLIGMGEAVGIIAAQSIGEPGTQLTMRTFHLGGIAATSSTPEIVTNSGGILVYMDLRIVQEKDGNSLVLNKKGALHVVRDEGRSLEEYKRLLNTKSIESLETFPVELGVKILIADGEPVCKGQRIAEVELHNIPIICDKPGFVKYEDLVEGVSTEKVVNKNTGLVELIVKQHRGELHPQIAIYDDIHLSELVGTYAIPSGAIISVEEGQKVDPGMLLARLPRGAIKTKDITGGLPRVAELVEARKPEDAADIAKIDGIVDFKGVQKNKRILVVRDEFTGMEEEHLIPLTKHLIVQRGDNVIKGQQLTDGLVVPHEILEICGVRELQKYLVNEVQEVYRLQGVDINDKHIEIIVRQMLQKVRITDPGDTTLLFGEDVNKKEFYKENRRTEEDGGKPAQAVPVLLGITKASLGTESFISAASFQDTTRVLTDAACSSKTDYLLGFKENVIMGHMIPGGTGFETHKRIKQYLEKEQEDLVFDFISESECAC, encoded by the coding sequence ATGTTCGGAGAAAATTCTCGAGACATTGGTGTCCTTTCCAAAGAGGGGCTGTTTGATAAATTAGAAATAGGCATAGCTTCAGATGTTGCGATCCGAGATAAGTGGTCTTGTGGAGAAATTAAAAAACCTGAAACGATAAATTATCGTACATTTAAACCAGAAAAAGGTGGATTGTTCTGTGAAAAAATCTTTGGTCCTACCAAAGATTGGGAATGTTGCTGTGGAAAATATAAAAAGATTAAGCATAAAGGAATTGTTTGCGATCGTTGTGGAGTTGAGGTTACTCTTTCAAAAGTACGTCGAGAACGCATGGCTCATATTGAACTCGCTGTTCCTATTGTTCATATTTGGTTTTTTAAAACCACACCATCAAGAATTGGTAATGTACTTGGTATGACTGCTTCGGATCTTGAACGCGTCATCTATTATGAAGAATACGTTGTCATTGATCCAGGTAAAACTGACTTAACAAAGAAGCAGCTTTTAAATGATGCCCAGTATCGTGAAGTAATAGAAAAGTGGAGTAAAGATGCTTTTGTTGCCAAAATGGGAGGCGAAGCAATTTATGATCTATTAAAGTCTGAAGACCTTCAAAGTTTACTTAAAGAATTAAAAGAACGTTTGCGTAAAACGAAATCCCAACAAGCAAGAATGAAACTTGCTAAACGATTAAAAATTATTGAAGGCTTCGTTTCTTCTTCTAATAACCCTGAATGGATGGTATTAAGGAATATTCCTGTAGTCCCCCCCGATCTTCGTCCTCTAGTTCCTTTAGATGGCGGACGTTTTGCAACCTCAGACTTGAACGATTTATATCGTCGTGTAATTAATCGTAACAATCGTTTGAAAGCAATTTTACGATTAAAAACACCAGAAGTCATTGTACGCAATGAAAAACGTATGCTACAGGAAGCCGTGGATGCACTATTTGATAATGGTCGTCACGGTCATCCAGTCATGGGAGCTGGCAATCGTCCATTAAAATCCCTTTCAGAGATGTTAAAGGGGAAGAATGGACGTTTTCGTCAAAACCTTCTCGGAAAACGAGTAGATTACTCCGGACGTTCTGTTATTATTGTTGGACCTGAATTGAAATTTAATCAATGCGGGTTACCCAAGGAAATGGCTCTAGAGTTATTTGAACCTTTTATTATTAAGCGTCTTAAAGATCAGGGGAGTGTCTATACTATCCGTTCTGCTAAGAAAATGATTCAACGTGGAGCTCCTGAAGTTTGGGATGTGCTGGAAGAGATTATTAAAGGACATCCTGTACTGTTAAATCGCGCTCCTACATTACATCGTTTGGGGATACAAGCTTTTGAACCTGTACTTATTGAAGGTAAAGCCATTCGAGTACATCCTTTAGTGTGTGCAGCATTTAATGCCGACTTTGACGGAGACCAAATGGCTGTGCACGTTCCTCTTTCCATAGAAGCACAACTTGAAGCTAAAATTTTAATGATGGCACCAGATAATATTTTCCTTCCTTCTTCTGGAAAACCTGTAGCGATTCCTTCTAAGGATATGACTTTAGGATTGTATTATCTTATGGCAGACCCCACATACTTCCCTGAAGAACATGGGGGGAAAACGAAGATTTTTAAAGACGTCATTGAAGTGCTGCGGGCATTAAATAATGGTGGATTTGTAGATGAAATATGTGGAACTCGTCGGGATGAGACAGGACGAGGTATTCATATTCATGAGAGAATTAAAGTTCGCATAGATGGACAAATTATCGAAACTACTCCAGGAAGAGTCTTATTTAATAGAATTGTTCCCAAAGAATTAGGGTTTCAGAATTACAGCATGCCAAGTAAACGGATTAGCGAGTTGATTTTGCAATGCTATAAAAAAGTCGGCTTAGAAGCTACTGTATGTTTTTTAGATGATCTTAAGGATCTCGGATTCATCCAAGCAACAAAAGCTGCTATTTCTATGGGATTAAAGGATGTGCAAATTCCTGAGATTAAAAGTAAAATCTTACAAGATGCTTACGATAAAGTGGCTATTGTTAGAAAACAATATGATGACGGAATCATCACAGAAGGAGAGCGGCATTCAAAAACGATTAGTATTTGGACAGAAGTTTCGGATCAACTTTCTAACGCACTTTATATAGAGATTAGTAAACAAAAACGTAGTAAGCACAATCCCCTATTCCTTATGATTGATTCTGGTGCTCGAGGAAACAAATCTCAGTTGAAACAGTTAGGAGCTTTACGAGGATTAATGGCGAAACCCAATGGTGCTATTATTGAATCGCCAATCACTTCAAATTTTCGCGAAGGACTTACCGTGTTAGAATACTCTATTTCTTCTCACGGTGCACGAAAAGGTTTGGCGGATACTGCTTTGAAAACTGCAGACTCTGGATATCTTACAAGAAGACTTGTAGATGTTGCTCAAGATGTTATTATTACTGAACAAGATTGTGGAACTTTAAATCACATCGAAATTTCTGCTATTCGTCAAGGTTCTGAAGAACTTTTACCACTTAAAGATCGTATTTATGGCCGTACTGTAGCTGAAGATATTTATCAGCCTGGAGATAAAAGTAAGTTGCTGGCTGAAATTGGAGATGTTCTTACTTCATTACAAGCAGAGGTTATCGATGATGCAGGTATTGAAGGAATAAAGATTCGTTCAACGTTAACTTGTGAAAGCTCTCGTGGTGTGTGTGCAAAGTGCTATGGTCTTAATCTTGCCAATGGTCGTCTTATCGGTATGGGCGAAGCTGTAGGAATTATTGCTGCTCAATCTATTGGAGAACCAGGTACACAGTTAACAATGAGAACATTCCACTTGGGTGGTATTGCTGCAACATCCTCAACGCCAGAAATTGTGACAAACAGTGGGGGGATTTTGGTTTACATGGATCTTCGTATTGTTCAAGAGAAAGACGGCAATAGTCTTGTACTCAATAAAAAAGGAGCCCTTCATGTTGTCCGCGATGAAGGACGTAGCCTTGAAGAATATAAAAGATTATTAAATACAAAATCTATCGAAAGTTTAGAAACTTTCCCCGTAGAATTGGGTGTAAAGATTCTTATAGCTGATGGAGAACCTGTCTGTAAAGGACAAAGAATTGCTGAAGTTGAGCTCCACAACATTCCTATTATTTGCGATAAACCAGGGTTTGTAAAATATGAAGATTTGGTTGAAGGAGTCTCTACTGAAAAGGTAGTGAATAAAAATACTGGACTTGTCGAACTTATTGTGAAGCAACATCGTGGAGAACTGCATCCACAAATTGCTATTTATGATGATATTCACCTTTCGGAACTTGTTGGAACTTATGCAATACCTTCAGGAGCAATTATTTCGGTGGAAGAAGGTCAAAAAGTGGATCCCGGAATGCTTTTGGCTAGATTGCCCCGGGGAGCGATTAAGACAAAAGATATTACAGGAGGGTTACCTCGCGTTGCTGAATTGGTGGAAGCTCGCAAACCCGAAGACGCTGCTGACATCGCAAAAATTGATGGGATTGTAGACTTTAAGGGAGTCCAAAAGAACAAACGTATTCTTGTTGTCCGCGATGAGTTTACTGGAATGGAGGAAGAACACTTGATTCCATTAACAAAACATTTGATTGTGCAGCGTGGTGATAACGTAATTAAAGGTCAACAACTTACTGATGGTTTGGTTGTTCCTCACGAAATTTTGGAAATTTGCGGTGTACGAGAGCTCCAAAAATATCTTGTCAATGAAGTTCAAGAGGTTTACCGTTTACAAGGAGTGGATATCAACGACAAACATATCGAAATCATTGTTCGTCAAATGTTGCAAAAAGTTCGGATTACAGATCCAGGTGATACAACACTACTCTTTGGTGAGGATGTAAATAAAAAAGAATTCTATAAAGAGAATCGTCGTACTGAGGAAGACGGAGGGAAACCTGCGCAAGCTGTTCCTGTATTGCTTGGAATTACTAAAGCTTCTCTAGGAACTGAATCCTTTATCTCTGCAGCTTCCTTCCAAGATACAACACGAGTATTGACAGACGCTGCCTGTAGTAGTAAGACAGACTATCTGTTAGGCTTTAAAGAGAATGTGATTATGGGGCATATGATTCCTGGAGGTACAGGATTTGAAACTCATAAACGTATTAAACAGTATTTAGAAAAAGAACAGGAAGATTTAGTTTTTGACTTCATTAGTGAATCTGAATGTGCTTGTTAA